Sequence from the Bacteroidota bacterium genome:
CTCATAAAGAGAAAGTGCAATTATTTCTTTATAATTTTCCGGAAAACACTTTAATAATTGATATACAATTCATTTAATCATATATGGTTATTAACCAATATGCAGATTTTAGGATACTTGTGGGGAGGATTGAGAAATTAGTATTGTCCCAAAATTATCTGTAGCCTTGATTTTTGTTTCTTTTTATCAAGAAAAAGAAAACAAAATTAATCTAAATTGTTAATATTCAGTACGCAATAACATGTAAAAATGCAATTTAGCATTTTAGCTTACAGATAGCTATCACCAAAACATTTCTCTTCTCCACCTCAAAAAATGATTTAGCCATAAAGGCTGGTGAAGATTCATTTGTAACAGTAGCCTAAAGATTACGGCTATTAAAATTAATTTAACTAATCGATTTATTGAATAGTTACAAATAATTTATTTTTGATGAGATTTCTAATTTCTTTCATGCAGTAAATGCTTTTGCATTAGACAAATGAAAAAAATCGAAATATCGCAATCCCGAATTTGGGCTTAATTTTGAACTGTTCTCTTAGAGACACTATATATAAATAATCTTGCAAAAACTATTCTTCGAGGTATTTTATAACCTCTACGGGGCAGCTTTCTGCAGCCTCTTTTATATCATCTTCATTACCGTCAAATTTAGCATCGGGCAAAACAGTTGATTCATCTTCAACAACAAATACTTCGGGTGAAGTATCTTCGCAAAGACCGCAAGATGTGCAACCGTCTTCTATCCATACTTTTTTTATAGCCATTTTTTTATTTTTATTCTATTAATAATTGGTTCAAAGAAAGTAAATGTTTTTTAAATTAAAATATTTCTTTATAACAAAAGTTTACCAAGTGCTGCAAAAACCTTAAATTAAAATTATTATACATAAATTAATCACTAATGGGCAATAAAAATTAATACAACTTTTTTAAATCATATTATCAAAACCCATTTCCATTTGTTCTTGTTTTTGGCTTTCTGAAATATTGCCTTTTACATACGCAACTCCATAGTTCTCGAAGAAGTTTTCCATCTGAAGTACAATTCAAACTTTCTTATGCCTGATGAACCACTCCCGATTTTTTCGGGATACCGTATATCTTATTTAGATTTCTTTAGCCTCTTTGCCTCTTTTTTTTCTTTTGGAGTTTTAGAGGGTTCTTTTTTAACGTTCTTCTTTGTGTCTTTTCCTTTTCCCATGATATTTTATTTTAAATATTTATTTTTAGATATTTTAATTTAGATGCATTTCCATTAGTTCTGACAAGAAATTCTACTCTTATAAATCTTTTATAAATTAAGTACAACATTAGTATATCCGGAATTTTCCAGATATTTCTTCCACAATTAAATTTTTTCAATTTCATTTTTCAAATATAACTATTTCATCATAATTATATCATCTTATCAAAAACCATTTTCATTTGTTTTTGTTTTATTAGAAATAATTATATTTGAGAATTATTAATTATTTATAGAGAACTTTTGAAAATATTACTGAATTGGCTGGTTTGGGTTTAGTTCAACTGAGCGATAAGATATTAAGTGGCAGGAATGTTAAAAATCTATATTTGAAATTACAGTAAATCATGTCTTCAGAAAAAAATCAACCAGAAAAAGCGAGGCTACATTCTCGAAACAAAAACCGAGGCAGATACGATTTAAACGCTTTGACTAAATCTACTCCTGAATTAAAAAATCATTTAGCCCTTAACAAATACGGTATAGAATCAGTAGATTTTTCAAACCCACATGCTGTTAAACTTTTAAACACAGCAATATTAAATCATTATTACGGAATAAAGAACTGGGATTTCCCAGACGAAAACTTATGTCCCCCCATACCTGGAAGGGCTGATTACATTCATCATATGGCTGATTTATTAGCCGAAAACAATTTTGGAACAATCCCAACTGGCGATAAAATCACTTGTCTTGATATTGGTGTAGGGGCAAGTTGCATTTACCCAATTATAGGAGTTGTAGAATACGATTGGAAATTTATCGGATCTGATATCCACCCAAAAACAATTGCATCAGCACAGAATATTGTCAATTCTAATTCATCAATTAAAGAAAAGATTGAATGTAGATTACAAAAAATATCAAAACAGGTTCTTTTTGGCATAATAAGCAAAGAAGATAAAATTGAATTAATCATATGCAATCCTCCTTTTCATTCTTCGATTGAAGATGCTCAAAAAGGAACTCGACGAAAAATAAAGAATCTATCTGGCAAAAAAGTAAAGACACTTGATCGCAATTTTGCAGGAATCAGCAATGAACTTATATGTGTTGGCGGAGAAAATAAATTTATTCAGAATATGATTAGAGAAAGTGAAAAGTTCTCTAAAAACTGTTACTGGTTTTCAACTTTAGTATCAAAACAATCTAATCTTAAAGGAATTTATAAATATTTAGAAAAAATTGAAGCTAATCAGATAAGAACGATTCTCATGGGAACAGCTAATAAATCTAGCCGAATTGTAGCTTGGACATTCCTTTCTAAAGAAGAACAAAAAGAGTGGAGAGAAACGAGATGGAAAACTCTACTATAGAATTAACTTGTAACATGCTAAACTAAGGCAAAATAAATAATCTTAGCGTAAAGGTGCGATATTATTAATCAAGAAAAATACTTTGCTATTTTTTAAACTCGTAAAGTAGAATTAGTTACAATAATTTATTTTTGATGATATTTCTATTTTCTTTCATGCAGTAAATGCTTTTGTATTAGACAAATGAAAAAAAACAGAAATATCACAAAAAGAGATGTTTTTAATTTTGAACTGTTTTCTTAGAGGCACTATCTACATACCCTGCAAAATTCGTCTCAAAGCCGGGCAACATTAAACCATCATATCAAAAACCATTTTCATTTGTTCTTGTTTTCTAGAATTAATAATATTTGAGAATTATTAATTATTTAGGTAGGCTGGTTTCATTTTTAATTATATTCTTCCTTCCTCCTTTAACAAGTAACCAAATTGCAAGTCCAAGCTCACCGATCGCCATTGGCAGAGCCAATATCATATTCAATGTGTTTACAAACTCAGAATCTGGACTTATCAATTTGAAAAAATGGATAATTACATATGAGACTCCTGCTATCAATGCTAAATACCATAGAATTTTAGGAATCCTACTATGTAATTTCATTAATATTCCAATTAGGATAATGTGAAATCCAAATACTATTAATCCGCCATTCCAAATAGATTGAAATAATTGAAAATTTGTACTTATTGTTTGATTCGTAAGTTCAGTTACATTCAAGTTTTTGGTCAAAAAAAACGTTGCTATTCCAAATATAAATGTGTAAGCAAGTCTTAGAATTCCTGATGCTAAAGACATTTTTCTATTGTCATCTTTGAAGTATTCGTAAAGCGTGAAGGATACTAATAAATCCAAAATAATTATTATCAGTATTCCCCATAGCATACTTCGATATAATCCAAGATTCTTGAGGATATTGTCATTTAGAAATTCAATTTGGTCAGCCTGATAAAATTCTGAAAATGCATATCCTACAGAGAACATTGCGATTATTGCCATAAGGATTAATGACCATCCTGTTGTTATTGCAACTTTCCTTTTATTCATATTTTTTGTTTTCATATTTGTCGCTTAAAATAGCATATCTGCATATTTCTTTATTATATTTTTTAAATATAACTGTTTTATAAAATTCAAATAATCTTATCAAAAACTATTTCAATTTGTTACTGTTTTCGAGTTTCTGAAATGTGCAGATAAATCATTGTAGTTTCAATTTTTGAATGGCCAAGCTGTTTATATTCTTTTTTATTATGTTTTATTCAAAGGTAAGCTAAATCTGAAATCACTTCCTTTTCCTTCTTCGCTTTCCACCCAAATATGCCCACCAAGTCTTTCCACAAATTCTTTGCAAAGGACTAATCCTAAGCCAGAGCCTTTTTCTTTTGTAGTACCAAGAAATGTTATATTTGAAGATATATCAAATAACTTTTTACGTGTTTCGTCATTCATCCCAATTCCATTATCGGAGATAGAAATTTCAACTTGGTTTTGTTCTGAAATTCCATTAACATTGATATTCCCTCCCGGATTCGTAAATTTGATTGCATTGGAAATAAGATTTCGCAAAACTGTCTTCACCATATTTGCATCGGCATAAGCTTCAATCTCCTCTGATTGAATTAAATTTAATGATATGTTTTTAATTTTTGCCATTAAATTTGAAGATTCAATTATTTCCTGGATAATTGATAGCAAATTTATTTTTTCAGGCTTGAAACTAATTTGTCCGGTTTGAGATTTTGCCCAATCTAATAAATTATCAAGTAAAATTAATGTATTTTTGGCTGATGAATTTATTATGCGTGAATGCATTTCAGATTCTACAATATCAGAATTTTTTGCATTCTCAATTAACAATTCAGAAAATCCTAAAATACTGTTAAATGGACTTCTTAAATCGTGGGCAATGATTGAAAATAGTTTGTCTTTGGTTACATTAAGTTCTCTTAACTGTGTTTCACTTTCCTTTAGGGCTTCTTCCGATTTTATTCGTCTGGTAATGTCTTTCCCAAAAAAAGATGCCCCTATGACTTTGTCGTCAACAACTATTGGATTCAAATGAACTTCAATATGAATTGTCCCGTTCTCTACCTCAATCTTGTCGATAAATGAAAACATCTCATTGCTCAACACCCTGTCGTAATGTGATTTCCATAGTTGTCTCATCGGTTTAGGTAGTGAAAGTAAAAGATTTACACCAGGCCCAAGGCGAACGCCAAAAGTAGTATGAAAAGCAGATACAAAAACATCATTGGCAAATAGAATTTCATAGGAGGAATTTATAGCCCATATACTATCAGTGGTATTTTCTAAAATAGCTAATATATTTGCTCTGCTCTGGAGCAGAATTCTATGCGTTTCTTTTTTTTCGGTAATATCTGAACTTATCCCGGATACACCTGTAGCTTTACCATTTAAAATAATCGGATTTAGGGAAACTTCATAGTAACGAAGTTCTTTCCCCACTTGATTGGAAATTTCGAAAACAACTCTTTCTCCTGAAAGTGCTTTATCGTATTTCGATTTCCAAAATTCTAACAACCCGGGAGTAAGGATATTCAACGAATTAAGTCCTTTCTGTAACTCGACATTGAATGTTGCAAGATATGCTTCTTTAAAAAAGTTGTTAAAGATAATGTAGTTATAGTTATTGTCGATTGACCATATTGATTCATCGCGGTTGTTTATCAGCGAATTGAGATTTGATTCGCTTTCTTCTACTTTTTCTTTTGCACTTAATAACTCCGTTTCTCGTTTTTTTTCTTCGTTATGAGCTGAAGAATGCAATCGAAGATTATCATTTTGCTTTTTGAGTTCAGCAATCTGATCTTCTAATTCTTGATAGGTCGGTTTATCATTTATTTCCATTTGTCCTTATTTCTTTTATTAAAATGTGAACATATATCATTTAAGTTCCAATTTTTGCCCTATTTGCATCTTGTTTAAGACGACAAATTTTGGAGAGTAGTCCCACCAAGAATCGAACTTGGATCTAAAGTTTAGGAAACTTTTATTCTATCCATTGAACTATGGGACCCTTCAATATTTTAAAACCGCGAAATTAATTATTTTCTAGTAATTTGAATAGTTCATCAAGTTTTGGTGTCAAGATAATTTCTGTTCTTCTGTTCTTTCTGCGGGCTTCTACTGTTTTGGCAGGATCAATAGGCATAAATTCGCCTTTGCCAGAAACTGTTAGTCTTGTCGGACTTATTTTCGATTTGGCTAAAATAATTTTTACAATAGAAGTTGCTCGTTTTACACTCAAATCCCAATTGTCTTTAATATCGCCCTTGCCGTTAAATCGAACATCGTCGGTATGTCCTTCAATCATAATATTAATATCCGGATTTTGTTCTAAAACTACTGCAAGTTGTTCAATGGCTTTTTGTCCTTTAGGATCAACATTCCAGCGCCCCGATTTGAAAAGTAACTTTTCTTCGAGCGAAACATAAACTTTGCCATTTCTTTTTTGAATAGTCAATCCATCTTTTTCAAATTGATTTAGAGCTGAGGCAACTTTATCTCTCAAAGCATTCACAGCAGAATCTTTGGCAGATAGCATATTTTCAAGCTCAATTAGTCGTTTACTCTTTTCATTTAGAATTTTATTGTTTTTCTCTAAGTCTGCCTGAAGTTTTTCATTATTTGCTTTTTTATCGTTTATGGCTTGTTCCAATTTTTGCAATTCGTCTTCTCGCTTTTGCAAATCTTCTTGAGCGGCTTGCAGTTGAGCCAACATTTTTTTCACCTCTTCGGTATTTCCTTCAATCAGTTTACTTTGATTATCTATCAACTCATTATTGGTGTAAAGTGCATTTTCGTATAGCCTTTTATACTTTCTTACATTGGCACTCAAATTGGAAGTGTCCGATGCAATTTTTTGAAATTTTGCACTCAATGCTCTAATTTCTGCACCCATTTCTGTAGTATCTACAATAAGTTTTTCGTTGCTGGTTTTTACATCGGTGTTTTCGCTTTTGCAACTATTATTTTTGGTTTCCAACTCCTTAAATTGATTGAGCGGAACACATGAAATACTAATTCCGGAAATAATCAGTGCAAGCAATAAGCTCTTAAATATCTTAATCATAATTTCTTCAAATTAATTATTGCAATAAAAATAATAAACAAAATGCAAAAGTATAAATTGTATGACTTTGTGAAAAATTAAATTTATGGCAATTAATTTTTGTACTATAACACTAATCTTCAGCAAGAGATTATAATATTCAAGCCAAAATTCTGTTTCCAAAAAATATTACTTTTGCATCGAAATTTTAAAATAATAAAAAATGTTAGAGACAATATTAAAACATAGAACAATAAGAAAATATAAGGATACTCCAATAAAACCGGAAATATTGGAAAAAATTCTTGAAGCAGGTTCAAGAGCTTCAACAACTGGCAACATGCAGGTTTACAGCATAGTAGTTACGAAAGGAAAAGAGCTGAAAGAAAAACTTTGGGAATCGCATTTCAAGCAAGATATGGTGAAACAAGCCCCGGTAGTTTTAACTTTTTGTGCCGATTTCAATAGATTTAACAAATGGTGCAAACAAAGAAATGCAGAGCCCGGATACGACAATTTCCTGTCGTTCTACACAGCCTCGATAGATGCTTTGCTGGCTGCACAAAATGTCGCAATTGCTGCCGAAGATTTTGACTTGGGAATTTGTTATCTTGGAACTACAACATATATGGCCGAAAAAATTATCGACATTTTGAACCTCCCAAAAGGAGTTGTGCCTGTAACTACTTTGGTGCTTGGTTATCCCGACGAAAATCCTGAACTGACCGATCGATTACCTTTGAACGGAATAATTCATGAAGAGACTTATCAGGACTATTCTGAGAAAAATCTCAACAATATTTATAGCGAAAAAGAAGCTTTAAAAGAAACTTTAGATTTGATTGAAGAAAACAAAACAGAAAATCTTGCTCAAATTTTTACCGATAAAAGATATACTAAAAAAGACAATGTTTTCTTTTCAAACTCATTTCTGAAAATAATTGAAAAACAAAATTTTATGAATAATGAAATTTAGAA
This genomic interval carries:
- a CDS encoding PAS domain S-box protein, encoding MEINDKPTYQELEDQIAELKKQNDNLRLHSSAHNEEKKRETELLSAKEKVEESESNLNSLINNRDESIWSIDNNYNYIIFNNFFKEAYLATFNVELQKGLNSLNILTPGLLEFWKSKYDKALSGERVVFEISNQVGKELRYYEVSLNPIILNGKATGVSGISSDITEKKETHRILLQSRANILAILENTTDSIWAINSSYEILFANDVFVSAFHTTFGVRLGPGVNLLLSLPKPMRQLWKSHYDRVLSNEMFSFIDKIEVENGTIHIEVHLNPIVVDDKVIGASFFGKDITRRIKSEEALKESETQLRELNVTKDKLFSIIAHDLRSPFNSILGFSELLIENAKNSDIVESEMHSRIINSSAKNTLILLDNLLDWAKSQTGQISFKPEKINLLSIIQEIIESSNLMAKIKNISLNLIQSEEIEAYADANMVKTVLRNLISNAIKFTNPGGNINVNGISEQNQVEISISDNGIGMNDETRKKLFDISSNITFLGTTKEKGSGLGLVLCKEFVERLGGHIWVESEEGKGSDFRFSLPLNKT
- a CDS encoding NADPH-dependent oxidoreductase, which codes for MLETILKHRTIRKYKDTPIKPEILEKILEAGSRASTTGNMQVYSIVVTKGKELKEKLWESHFKQDMVKQAPVVLTFCADFNRFNKWCKQRNAEPGYDNFLSFYTASIDALLAAQNVAIAAEDFDLGICYLGTTTYMAEKIIDILNLPKGVVPVTTLVLGYPDENPELTDRLPLNGIIHEETYQDYSEKNLNNIYSEKEALKETLDLIEENKTENLAQIFTDKRYTKKDNVFFSNSFLKIIEKQNFMNNEI
- the rlmF gene encoding 23S rRNA (adenine(1618)-N(6))-methyltransferase RlmF, whose protein sequence is MSSEKNQPEKARLHSRNKNRGRYDLNALTKSTPELKNHLALNKYGIESVDFSNPHAVKLLNTAILNHYYGIKNWDFPDENLCPPIPGRADYIHHMADLLAENNFGTIPTGDKITCLDIGVGASCIYPIIGVVEYDWKFIGSDIHPKTIASAQNIVNSNSSIKEKIECRLQKISKQVLFGIISKEDKIELIICNPPFHSSIEDAQKGTRRKIKNLSGKKVKTLDRNFAGISNELICVGGENKFIQNMIRESEKFSKNCYWFSTLVSKQSNLKGIYKYLEKIEANQIRTILMGTANKSSRIVAWTFLSKEEQKEWRETRWKTLL
- a CDS encoding DUF4386 domain-containing protein — protein: MNKRKVAITTGWSLILMAIIAMFSVGYAFSEFYQADQIEFLNDNILKNLGLYRSMLWGILIIIILDLLVSFTLYEYFKDDNRKMSLASGILRLAYTFIFGIATFFLTKNLNVTELTNQTISTNFQLFQSIWNGGLIVFGFHIILIGILMKLHSRIPKILWYLALIAGVSYVIIHFFKLISPDSEFVNTLNMILALPMAIGELGLAIWLLVKGGRKNIIKNETSLPK
- a CDS encoding OmpA family protein, giving the protein MIKIFKSLLLALIISGISISCVPLNQFKELETKNNSCKSENTDVKTSNEKLIVDTTEMGAEIRALSAKFQKIASDTSNLSANVRKYKRLYENALYTNNELIDNQSKLIEGNTEEVKKMLAQLQAAQEDLQKREDELQKLEQAINDKKANNEKLQADLEKNNKILNEKSKRLIELENMLSAKDSAVNALRDKVASALNQFEKDGLTIQKRNGKVYVSLEEKLLFKSGRWNVDPKGQKAIEQLAVVLEQNPDINIMIEGHTDDVRFNGKGDIKDNWDLSVKRATSIVKIILAKSKISPTRLTVSGKGEFMPIDPAKTVEARRKNRRTEIILTPKLDELFKLLENN
- a CDS encoding ferredoxin, whose product is MAIKKVWIEDGCTSCGLCEDTSPEVFVVEDESTVLPDAKFDGNEDDIKEAAESCPVEVIKYLEE